In Streptomyces sp. NBC_00448, the following are encoded in one genomic region:
- a CDS encoding GntR family transcriptional regulator, with protein MTPRPTPRPRRPHTRPREHTCTVRCVREPLHSAIAARLCRRVRSGEDQVGDHLPSEAELCAEFSTSRRGLPC; from the coding sequence ATGACACCCCGACCGACTCCGAGGCCCCGCCGCCCGCACACACGACCACGCGAACACACCTGTACCGTCAGGTGCGTGAGGGAGCCCTTGCACAGCGCCATCGCGGCCCGGTTGTGCAGGCGCGTCCGAAGCGGCGAGGACCAGGTCGGCGATCATCTGCCGTCGGAGGCCGAGCTGTGCGCGGAGTTCTCGACCTCGCGCCGGGGACTCCCCTGCTGA
- a CDS encoding acetylxylan esterase, translated as MSRFDLPLEELRSYRPDLPAPDDFDAFWDGTLQEARASAIDARFTPVELPLPGVEVLDATFAGFGGHPVKGWLVLPAGGGEPLPTVVKYIGYNGGRGLPHEHLLWAAAGFACFVMDTRGQGSGGSVGDTPDPVGSTPAQPGQMTRGIGDRHGYYYRRVFTDAVRAVEAARSHPRVDASRVAVAGGSQGGGITLAVAGLVPDLAAVAVDVPFLCHFERAVSLTDRDPYREVARYLRAHRDHTEQVFRTLSYFDGVHFAARATAPALFSVGLEDQTCPPSTVFAAFNAYRGTDKSIEVYPFNDHEGGGPFQSLRQLHWLPSRFAPTTGTETGRAR; from the coding sequence ATGTCGCGATTCGACCTGCCGCTGGAAGAACTCCGAAGCTACCGGCCCGACCTGCCCGCGCCCGACGACTTCGACGCGTTCTGGGACGGCACGCTGCAAGAGGCCCGCGCGTCCGCGATCGACGCGCGGTTCACGCCGGTCGAGCTGCCGCTGCCCGGCGTGGAGGTGCTCGACGCGACGTTCGCCGGGTTCGGCGGCCACCCGGTGAAGGGCTGGCTGGTGCTGCCGGCCGGCGGCGGCGAACCGCTGCCGACGGTGGTGAAGTACATCGGGTACAACGGCGGGCGCGGCCTGCCGCACGAGCATCTGCTCTGGGCCGCGGCCGGGTTCGCCTGCTTCGTGATGGACACCCGCGGCCAGGGCAGCGGCGGGTCGGTCGGCGACACCCCTGACCCGGTGGGCAGCACCCCCGCCCAGCCCGGCCAGATGACCCGCGGGATCGGCGACCGGCACGGCTACTACTACCGGCGGGTCTTCACCGACGCGGTCCGGGCGGTGGAAGCCGCGCGCAGCCACCCGAGGGTGGACGCCTCGCGGGTGGCGGTGGCCGGCGGCAGCCAGGGCGGCGGCATCACCCTGGCCGTCGCGGGACTCGTCCCCGACCTGGCGGCGGTCGCCGTGGACGTGCCGTTCCTGTGCCACTTCGAGCGGGCCGTCAGCCTCACCGACCGCGACCCCTACCGCGAGGTGGCCCGCTACCTGCGCGCCCACCGCGACCACACCGAGCAGGTCTTCCGCACCCTGTCGTACTTCGACGGGGTCCACTTCGCCGCGCGCGCCACCGCCCCGGCGCTGTTCTCCGTCGGCCTGGAGGACCAGACCTGCCCGCCCTCGACGGTCTTCGCGGCCTTCAACGCCTACCGCGGCACCGACAAGAGCATCGAGGTCTACCCCTTCAACGACCACGAGGGCGGCGGCCCCTTCCAGTCGCTGCGCCAACTCCACTGGCTGCCCTCGCGGTTCGCGCCCACCACCGGAACGGAGACCGGCCGTGCTCGCTGA
- a CDS encoding heparinase II/III domain-containing protein encodes MTPDWPEVVRRVDDHAWARDITDHVRADFDRWQPGLVIPGPATPTAWTHHYFCDDDGSALTFAPDSPHRHVCASCGRVYRGEPWDGAWRTTVHNCVAAQAQRAALLLRLSPEPAQRERARAALERIFATYTRDYLDYQPHGVHAGRGRVQPQSLDEAVWAVLLLRALRWAGPDALGAGTRAALPRFARAVADLLRPQISAIHNIHCWLLAAVAECAALLADRELLDWCRDGEFGARAQIARGFHAEGLWFESNAHYHYYAVAALLSYREATGLDGLDEDSAARLSRAVSAPPQLAYSDSRLPAYGDGWPDCWTADFAPHAEAAWTLLPERPVDPAPYYRVPRPGPVQLWAGADLPGGVGVLGPRRSVAALVFGPDELPTPPGDEERSLVWPEAGVALLRSDRARLTLRFGPDGGWHDHRDKLAVDAETAGGWQSLDLGTSGYGARFTAWMRSPVAHNLMICDGRRQPAHTGRLLHASEHRVSAQSAWDGHTLRRTLELADDGWTDVFETEAPATGLLEWVFHGDGAFAPGAGHPALLTDDGPDQDTSDQAALDQDAGSASTATGGSPREPEHDTGHGWLREVRRLPVPADRRLTGAWDAAGSPVLELDVPQGFVAYAAVADGNPTGLPLGVVLLRGRARRARIEARFRLPDRP; translated from the coding sequence ATGACCCCCGACTGGCCCGAGGTCGTCCGACGTGTCGACGACCACGCATGGGCGCGCGACATCACCGACCACGTCCGTGCGGACTTCGACCGCTGGCAGCCCGGCCTCGTCATCCCCGGTCCCGCCACCCCGACGGCCTGGACCCACCACTACTTCTGCGACGACGACGGCTCCGCCCTCACCTTCGCCCCGGACTCCCCGCACCGGCACGTCTGCGCCTCGTGCGGGCGGGTCTACCGCGGCGAACCGTGGGACGGCGCCTGGCGGACCACCGTGCACAACTGCGTGGCGGCGCAGGCCCAGCGCGCCGCACTGCTGCTGCGCCTGTCACCCGAACCCGCACAGCGCGAGCGGGCCCGGGCCGCACTGGAGCGGATCTTCGCGACGTACACCCGCGACTACCTCGACTACCAGCCGCACGGCGTGCACGCCGGCCGGGGGCGGGTGCAGCCGCAGTCGCTGGACGAGGCGGTCTGGGCGGTCCTGCTGCTGCGCGCGCTGCGCTGGGCCGGGCCGGACGCGCTCGGCGCGGGCACCCGCGCCGCGCTGCCGCGGTTCGCCCGGGCGGTGGCGGACCTGCTGCGCCCCCAGATCTCCGCGATCCACAACATCCACTGCTGGCTGCTGGCCGCGGTGGCCGAATGCGCGGCGCTGCTGGCCGACCGGGAACTGCTCGACTGGTGCCGGGACGGCGAGTTCGGCGCCCGGGCCCAGATCGCCCGGGGCTTCCACGCCGAGGGCCTGTGGTTCGAGTCGAACGCCCACTACCACTACTACGCCGTCGCGGCACTGCTGTCGTATCGCGAGGCGACCGGCCTCGACGGCCTGGACGAGGACTCCGCCGCCCGCCTGTCCCGCGCCGTCAGCGCCCCGCCCCAACTGGCCTACTCCGACAGCCGGTTGCCCGCCTACGGCGACGGGTGGCCCGACTGCTGGACCGCGGACTTCGCCCCGCACGCGGAAGCCGCCTGGACGCTGCTGCCCGAGCGGCCGGTGGACCCCGCGCCGTACTATCGCGTGCCGCGGCCGGGGCCGGTGCAGTTGTGGGCCGGTGCCGACCTGCCAGGTGGCGTCGGCGTGCTCGGCCCGCGCCGCTCGGTGGCGGCCCTGGTCTTCGGACCGGACGAGCTGCCGACCCCGCCCGGCGACGAAGAACGGTCCCTGGTCTGGCCGGAGGCCGGGGTGGCGCTGCTGCGCTCGGACCGCGCCCGGCTGACCCTGCGGTTCGGCCCGGACGGCGGATGGCACGACCACCGCGACAAGCTCGCCGTCGACGCCGAGACCGCGGGCGGCTGGCAGAGCCTGGACCTGGGCACCAGCGGCTACGGCGCCCGCTTCACCGCCTGGATGCGCTCCCCCGTCGCCCACAACCTGATGATCTGCGACGGGCGGCGCCAGCCGGCCCACACCGGCCGGCTGCTGCACGCCTCCGAGCACCGGGTGTCGGCGCAGTCCGCCTGGGACGGCCACACCCTGCGCCGCACGCTCGAACTGGCCGACGACGGCTGGACGGACGTCTTCGAGACCGAGGCGCCCGCCACCGGCCTGCTGGAGTGGGTCTTCCACGGCGACGGCGCGTTCGCGCCCGGCGCCGGGCACCCCGCCCTGCTCACCGACGACGGCCCGGACCAGGACACTTCGGACCAGGCCGCCCTGGACCAGGACGCCGGCTCGGCATCCACCGCCACCGGCGGCAGCCCCCGGGAGCCGGAGCACGACACCGGCCACGGCTGGCTGCGCGAGGTCCGCCGGCTGCCCGTTCCCGCCGACCGCCGGCTGACCGGTGCGTGGGACGCCGCCGGGTCGCCCGTGCTCGAACTCGACGTACCGCAGGGCTTCGTGGCGTACGCGGCCGTCGCCGACGGCAACCCGACCGGGCTGCCGCTCGGCGTGGTGCTGCTGCGCGGCCGCGCCCGACGAGCCCGGATCGAGGCCCGCTTCCGCCTGCCCGACCGGCCCTGA
- a CDS encoding FAD-dependent oxidoreductase: MLAEERRYDVVVVGGGLAGVCAAVAAARLGRTVALVHNRPVLGGNSSSEVRVWVCGATAHGVQRYARETGIMGELYTENQYRNPEGNPHYWDQVVLDAVLAEPLIDLHLNTDVREVEATGPDDVRHVHAVTGWTMGAERTTVFRGRQFLDCTGDGLIGHLAGARYRIGREARAEYGESWAPETADRALLGSTILFSTRDAGRPVKFVPPSYAKDLSTTPILRNRVLRTGDNGCDYWWIEWGGELDTVHDNERIRDELQSVVMGIWDHIKNSGQFDADTLTLEWVGALPGKREYRRFVGDHTLTQQDILDQRQFDDRVAFGGWSIDLHPVQGMYAEEPGARQRYADGVFHIPLRCLYSVNVDNLLLAGRNISATHIAFGATRVMATCATLGEAAGTAAALCAEHQVTPRQLATEKVELVTRTLLRQDASVIGARNTDPADLARAARVTASSTQDTLGAPPPGAPTEPGTRTEPDARTEPYPLTRDVALLLPVDPALDSIDLLVRTGNPQGATLTVELWGTGLPENGVPVDRIAATTVPVGPGDPHWATAVFAYRPEHPGNVVVIVRACPDAELHLWDGRVDGVLSLRRRAEGDPGVDHDIPEEEGQRVLEWSARELRRRSFCFRAEPATAAFAPDKAVGGYQRPYGGPQMWSSARLPDPADHADAVDHADPTTAAGEWLQLAWDEPQELGSVHVVLDDDVDEYLNNLHRHRTPFEIMPELVSDYRVQVRDEDGEWRTCVTVSANRRRHRVHRLPEPVRTGALRIAVDGVHGAPHAHIVAVRAYRP; the protein is encoded by the coding sequence GTGCTCGCTGAGGAACGCCGCTACGACGTCGTGGTGGTCGGCGGCGGCCTGGCCGGGGTGTGCGCGGCGGTGGCCGCGGCGCGGCTGGGCCGTACGGTCGCGCTGGTGCACAACCGGCCCGTGCTGGGCGGCAATTCCAGCAGCGAGGTACGGGTCTGGGTGTGCGGGGCGACCGCACACGGTGTGCAGCGCTACGCGCGCGAGACCGGCATCATGGGCGAGCTCTACACCGAGAACCAGTACCGCAACCCCGAGGGCAACCCGCACTACTGGGACCAGGTCGTCCTCGACGCGGTCCTCGCCGAGCCCCTGATCGACCTCCACCTCAACACCGACGTACGCGAGGTGGAGGCCACCGGCCCGGACGACGTCCGCCACGTCCACGCCGTGACCGGCTGGACGATGGGCGCGGAGCGCACCACGGTCTTCCGTGGCCGGCAGTTCCTGGACTGCACCGGCGACGGGCTGATCGGGCATCTGGCCGGCGCCCGCTACCGGATCGGGCGGGAGGCGCGGGCCGAGTACGGGGAGAGCTGGGCGCCGGAGACCGCCGACCGGGCGCTGCTGGGCTCCACGATCCTCTTCTCCACCCGCGACGCCGGCCGGCCGGTGAAGTTCGTGCCCCCGTCGTACGCCAAGGACCTGTCCACGACGCCGATCCTGCGCAACCGGGTGCTGCGCACCGGCGACAACGGCTGCGACTACTGGTGGATCGAGTGGGGCGGCGAGCTGGACACCGTCCACGACAACGAGCGCATCCGCGACGAACTCCAGTCGGTGGTCATGGGCATCTGGGACCACATCAAGAACTCCGGGCAGTTCGACGCCGACACCCTCACCCTGGAGTGGGTCGGCGCGCTGCCCGGCAAGCGGGAGTACCGGCGCTTCGTCGGTGACCACACCCTCACCCAGCAGGACATCCTCGACCAGCGGCAGTTCGACGACCGGGTCGCCTTCGGCGGCTGGTCCATCGACCTGCACCCCGTGCAGGGAATGTACGCCGAGGAGCCCGGCGCCAGGCAGCGCTACGCCGACGGCGTCTTCCACATCCCGCTGCGCTGCCTGTACTCGGTGAACGTCGACAACCTGCTGCTCGCCGGCCGGAACATCTCCGCCACCCACATCGCCTTCGGCGCCACCCGGGTGATGGCGACCTGCGCGACGCTGGGCGAGGCCGCCGGCACCGCGGCGGCCCTGTGCGCGGAACACCAGGTCACACCCCGCCAACTCGCCACCGAGAAAGTCGAGTTGGTCACCCGCACCCTGCTGCGGCAGGACGCCTCCGTGATCGGCGCCCGGAACACCGACCCCGCCGACCTCGCCCGCGCCGCCCGCGTCACCGCCTCCTCCACCCAGGACACCCTCGGCGCCCCGCCCCCCGGCGCGCCGACCGAGCCCGGCACGCGGACGGAGCCTGACGCGCGAACGGAGCCCTACCCGCTCACCCGTGACGTGGCGCTCCTGCTGCCCGTCGATCCGGCGCTGGACTCGATCGACCTGCTGGTCCGGACCGGGAACCCCCAAGGGGCCACGCTCACCGTTGAGTTGTGGGGCACCGGCCTGCCGGAGAACGGGGTGCCGGTGGACCGTATCGCCGCCACCACCGTGCCGGTCGGGCCCGGCGACCCGCACTGGGCCACCGCGGTCTTCGCGTATCGACCGGAGCACCCGGGGAACGTCGTCGTCATCGTCCGCGCCTGCCCGGACGCGGAGTTGCACCTGTGGGACGGGCGGGTCGACGGCGTGCTCTCGCTGCGCCGCAGGGCCGAGGGCGACCCGGGCGTGGACCACGACATCCCCGAGGAGGAGGGGCAGCGGGTGCTCGAATGGTCCGCCCGCGAACTGCGCCGCCGCTCCTTCTGCTTCCGCGCCGAGCCGGCCACCGCCGCGTTCGCCCCGGACAAGGCCGTCGGCGGCTATCAACGCCCTTACGGCGGGCCCCAGATGTGGTCCTCCGCCCGTTTGCCCGACCCCGCCGACCACGCCGATGCCGTCGACCACGCCGACCCCACGACCGCCGCCGGCGAGTGGCTGCAACTCGCATGGGACGAGCCCCAGGAACTGGGCAGCGTCCACGTGGTCCTCGACGACGACGTGGACGAGTACCTCAACAACCTGCACCGGCACCGCACACCGTTCGAGATCATGCCGGAACTCGTGAGCGACTACCGCGTCCAGGTCCGGGACGAGGACGGGGAGTGGCGGACCTGCGTCACCGTCAGCGCCAACCGCCGCCGCCACCGCGTTCACCGCCTCCCGGAGCCGGTGCGCACCGGCGCGCTGCGCATCGCCGTGGACGGCGTCCACGGCGCACCGCACGCCCACATCGTCGCCGTCCGCGCCTACCGGCCGTAA
- a CDS encoding heavy metal-binding domain-containing protein yields MTNEQPSAEGVPADAMRRLSELAPGRAGSIFTSDLSVNEFLLVREAGFKPIGLVLGSSIYHVGIQFGRWGKNQELDTLSQAMYHARELAMTRMEAEAAALGADGIVGVRLTVEAREFGKDIAEFIAIGTAVKGDAAPPGGGTWRNNKGQPFTSDLSGQDFWTLIRAGYAPLGMVMGSCVYHIAHQKMGSVMSNMGRNVEIEQFTQALYDARELAMARMQAEAEALQAEGVVGVQLNAHNHRWGGHTTEFFSIGTAVRPLRPDHEIERPTMVLSLDG; encoded by the coding sequence ATGACGAACGAACAGCCGAGCGCCGAGGGCGTTCCCGCAGACGCGATGCGTCGGTTGTCCGAGCTGGCGCCCGGCCGCGCCGGGTCGATCTTCACCAGCGACCTGTCGGTGAACGAGTTCCTGCTGGTGCGGGAGGCGGGCTTCAAGCCGATCGGCCTGGTCCTGGGCAGCTCGATCTACCACGTCGGCATCCAGTTCGGCCGCTGGGGCAAGAACCAGGAGCTGGACACCCTCAGCCAGGCGATGTACCACGCCCGGGAGTTGGCCATGACCCGGATGGAGGCGGAGGCCGCGGCACTGGGCGCGGACGGCATCGTCGGGGTCCGGCTGACCGTGGAGGCGCGGGAGTTCGGCAAGGACATCGCGGAGTTCATCGCGATCGGCACCGCCGTCAAGGGCGACGCCGCTCCTCCCGGCGGCGGCACCTGGCGCAACAACAAGGGACAGCCGTTCACCTCGGACCTGTCGGGACAGGACTTCTGGACGCTGATCCGGGCCGGCTACGCGCCGCTCGGCATGGTGATGGGCAGCTGCGTCTACCACATCGCGCACCAGAAGATGGGTTCGGTGATGTCGAACATGGGCCGGAACGTGGAGATCGAGCAGTTCACGCAGGCGCTGTACGACGCCCGCGAGCTGGCCATGGCGCGGATGCAGGCGGAGGCGGAGGCGCTCCAGGCGGAAGGGGTGGTCGGGGTGCAGCTCAACGCGCACAACCACCGGTGGGGCGGCCACACCACGGAGTTCTTCTCGATCGGCACGGCGGTCCGGCCGCTGCGGCCCGACCACGAGATCGAGCGGCCCACGATGGTGCTCAGTCTCGACGGGTGA
- a CDS encoding UTRA domain-containing protein has translation MRGVLDLAPGTPLLRKRRLTVDAPGVPIEWSEDRYRSDVATVTVNNTRGARSARRLQLLAPGARCPVPGSRLPAPGSRLPAPGSRLPAPDRQLLTPRTESDQARGRRLPRARTGTVSSEAFMARTCYKRRAGINHLYVHVARGRGGGCRRPGPVVSAGPAPRCAESALEICAPAARRRPFPCWAIDIRNRFLLAFRDEETP, from the coding sequence GTGCGCGGAGTTCTCGACCTCGCGCCGGGGACTCCCCTGCTGAGGAAACGACGCCTGACCGTCGACGCGCCGGGCGTGCCGATCGAGTGGTCCGAGGACCGCTACCGGTCGGACGTGGCCACGGTGACCGTCAACAACACCCGAGGGGCGCGGTCGGCGAGGCGGCTCCAGCTCCTCGCTCCCGGTGCCCGGTGCCCGGTGCCCGGCTCCCGGCTCCCGGCTCCCGGCTCCCGGCTCCCGGCTCCCGGCTCCCGGCTCCCGGCTCCCGATCGCCAACTCCTCACTCCGCGAACGGAGTCGGACCAGGCTCGGGGCCGACGCCTCCCCCGTGCACGTACCGGGACCGTCTCCTCCGAAGCATTCATGGCCCGAACTTGTTATAAGCGACGGGCAGGAATCAACCACTTGTACGTACATGTAGCGCGGGGCCGAGGTGGCGGGTGCCGACGGCCGGGTCCAGTGGTGTCGGCGGGGCCGGCGCCTCGATGCGCAGAAAGCGCTCTCGAAATATGCGCACCCGCCGCTCGCCGTAGACCGTTTCCGTGCTGGGCCATTGACATAAGAAACCGCTTTCTCCTAGCGTTCCGGGACGAGGAGACTCCATGA
- a CDS encoding class I SAM-dependent methyltransferase gives MEAADFYTGIVAEIYGPLRSAVQDPESSAAFVREAGSPALELGCGDGDPLLDLRGRGLDVEGVDSSADMLDRCRRRAREQGVDVVVHHQRMEALDLPRRYRAIFLAGPTFNLLPDDRAASAALRGIRAHLAEGGTALVPLFVPTPTPAEDIGRLRTAVADDGAELRVSVVSEERDDDARTQTTLLRYERHGDGESTVVDRPWVIHWYTRSGFERLAAEAGLAAVSVQDVPGTTLLHHRLRARGPHAASHAA, from the coding sequence GTGGAGGCAGCTGACTTTTACACCGGCATCGTCGCGGAGATCTACGGGCCGCTGAGGTCGGCCGTCCAGGACCCGGAGTCGTCCGCGGCGTTCGTGCGGGAGGCGGGCTCGCCGGCGCTGGAACTGGGGTGCGGTGACGGTGATCCGCTGCTCGATCTGCGCGGGCGCGGCTTGGACGTGGAGGGGGTCGACTCCTCGGCGGACATGCTGGACCGGTGCCGTCGCAGGGCGCGGGAGCAGGGCGTCGACGTGGTCGTGCACCATCAGCGGATGGAGGCGCTCGACCTGCCGCGCCGCTATCGTGCGATCTTCCTCGCCGGGCCGACGTTCAACCTCCTTCCCGACGACCGGGCCGCGTCGGCCGCGCTCCGGGGCATCCGTGCGCACCTCGCCGAGGGAGGCACCGCCCTGGTGCCGCTGTTCGTCCCGACCCCCACGCCCGCCGAGGACATCGGCCGGCTGCGCACCGCCGTGGCGGACGACGGTGCGGAGTTGCGCGTGTCGGTGGTGTCCGAGGAACGCGACGACGACGCGCGGACGCAGACGACGTTGCTGCGCTACGAGCGGCACGGCGACGGGGAGAGCACCGTCGTGGACCGGCCCTGGGTGATCCACTGGTACACCCGCTCGGGTTTCGAGCGCCTTGCGGCGGAGGCAGGCCTGGCAGCGGTGTCCGTCCAGGACGTCCCGGGTACCACCCTCCTGCACCACCGGCTGCGGGCCCGCGGTCCGCACGCCGCGTCACACGCTGCGTAA
- a CDS encoding heavy metal-binding domain-containing protein: MSVSWSGQGLPPAAAERLASAGGSGTWTSALSTGEFAAIRSVGFEPVGQVMGSAVFHIGRSGRYWGYHDCQYPGARYSYTFGSRTGAPVALSGGGSPSQALVGVFDEARRTALGRMSAECRALGGDGVVAAALTMAPFIGQANCLEFKVIGTAVRARGSRHVEQPFTSHLDGQGFAKLLGAGWVPVELLVGMSIGVRHDDYRTASQTFSWSNIEVSGWSDLVHAVRSDARSQLRAQSARRGGDGVVMADSELRVWAESCLRSGSSDQEDHVAEATMIGTSIARFHVRKEPPRTLSVMPLGDRGVRLRKRLATVASSPYADRAEYRRLVQEISELND, encoded by the coding sequence ATGTCGGTGTCATGGAGCGGGCAGGGCCTTCCGCCCGCCGCGGCCGAACGGCTGGCCTCGGCCGGGGGCAGCGGGACGTGGACGTCCGCGCTGTCCACCGGGGAGTTCGCGGCGATCCGCTCCGTGGGCTTCGAACCGGTCGGCCAGGTGATGGGTTCCGCGGTGTTCCACATCGGTCGCAGCGGCAGGTACTGGGGCTATCACGACTGCCAGTACCCGGGCGCCCGGTACAGCTATACCTTCGGTTCGAGGACCGGCGCCCCGGTCGCGCTGTCGGGGGGCGGCTCCCCGTCGCAGGCGCTGGTCGGCGTCTTCGACGAGGCCCGGCGCACCGCGCTGGGTCGGATGTCCGCGGAGTGCCGGGCGCTCGGGGGCGACGGCGTGGTGGCTGCCGCGCTGACCATGGCACCGTTCATCGGCCAGGCCAACTGCCTGGAGTTCAAGGTGATCGGCACGGCGGTGCGGGCGCGGGGCAGCCGGCACGTCGAGCAGCCGTTCACCTCGCATCTGGACGGGCAGGGCTTCGCGAAGCTGCTCGGTGCCGGGTGGGTGCCGGTCGAGTTGCTGGTGGGCATGTCGATCGGGGTCCGGCACGACGACTACCGGACCGCGTCGCAGACGTTCTCCTGGTCCAACATCGAGGTGAGCGGGTGGAGCGACCTGGTCCACGCGGTCCGCTCCGACGCCCGGAGCCAGCTCAGGGCGCAGAGCGCCCGGCGGGGCGGCGACGGGGTCGTCATGGCCGACAGCGAGCTGCGCGTGTGGGCGGAGAGCTGCCTGCGGTCCGGCAGTTCCGACCAGGAGGACCACGTCGCGGAGGCGACGATGATCGGCACCAGCATCGCACGCTTCCACGTCCGCAAGGAGCCGCCGCGCACGCTGTCGGTGATGCCGCTGGGCGACCGCGGGGTCAGGCTGCGCAAGCGGCTGGCGACGGTCGCGTCCAGTCCGTACGCGGACCGCGCGGAGTACCGGCGGCTGGTCCAGGAGATCAGCGAGCTGAACGACTAG
- a CDS encoding alpha/beta fold hydrolase — protein MALDWELGRTFDSASGEVRWERFGDPAAEPVVLPHGTPFSSYVWRAVARALAARHQVYVWDMPGYGASAKFDGQDVSLAAQGRVFTELLAHWGLAEPRVVAHDFGGAVALRAHLLHGARYQRLALVDPVALAPWGSPFFRLVGAHAEVFEQLPPDLHRALVREYVGSASSPGLHPATLDRRVAPWLGADGQPAFYRQTAQADQRFTDELQPRYGALALPVLVCWGEDDTWIPVAKAHELASRIPAAELHLLPGAGHLVQEDAPAELTAALLHFLA, from the coding sequence ATGGCTCTCGACTGGGAACTCGGCAGAACCTTCGACAGCGCGTCGGGCGAGGTGCGTTGGGAACGGTTCGGTGATCCGGCGGCCGAGCCGGTGGTGCTGCCGCACGGCACGCCCTTCTCCTCCTACGTCTGGCGCGCCGTCGCCCGCGCGCTCGCCGCGCGTCACCAGGTGTACGTCTGGGACATGCCCGGCTACGGTGCCTCCGCGAAGTTCGACGGGCAGGACGTCTCGCTGGCCGCCCAGGGCCGGGTCTTCACCGAGCTGCTGGCGCACTGGGGCCTGGCCGAACCCCGCGTGGTGGCCCACGACTTCGGCGGAGCCGTCGCCCTGCGCGCGCATCTGCTGCACGGCGCGCGCTATCAGCGGCTCGCCCTGGTCGATCCGGTCGCCCTGGCGCCTTGGGGCTCACCGTTCTTCCGCCTGGTCGGCGCGCACGCCGAGGTCTTCGAACAGTTGCCACCCGACCTGCACCGGGCGCTCGTCCGCGAGTACGTCGGCTCGGCGAGCAGCCCGGGGCTCCACCCGGCGACCCTCGACCGCCGGGTCGCACCGTGGCTCGGTGCCGACGGTCAGCCGGCCTTCTACCGCCAGACCGCCCAGGCCGACCAGCGCTTCACCGACGAGCTCCAGCCGCGCTACGGCGCCCTCGCCCTCCCCGTCCTGGTCTGCTGGGGCGAGGACGACACCTGGATTCCCGTCGCCAAGGCCCACGAGCTGGCATCGCGCATCCCCGCCGCCGAGTTGCACCTGCTCCCGGGCGCCGGCCACCTGGTCCAGGAGGACGCCCCGGCCGAACTCACCGCGGCCCTCCTGCACTTCCTCGCCTGA